A region from the Candidatus Kryptoniota bacterium genome encodes:
- a CDS encoding transposase, which yields MKKRFSEQQIVFALRQADAGTPVAEVIRKMGVSEPTFYRWKKEYAGMGINEVRRLKQLEEENRRL from the coding sequence ATGAAGAAACGATTCAGCGAACAGCAGATCGTCTTTGCCCTCCGGCAGGCTGATGCAGGAACACCGGTGGCTGAAGTGATCCGGAAGATGGGAGTGAGCGAGCCAACGTTCTACCGTTGGAAGAAGGAGTATGCAGGGATGGGGATCAACGAGGTCCGGCGGTTGAAACAGCTCGAGGAAGAGAACCGACGGCTG